A genome region from Methylohalobius crimeensis 10Ki includes the following:
- a CDS encoding RnfABCDGE type electron transport complex subunit B, which yields MSALIALSILGGLTLVLATLLVLANKKLHVEEDPRIDRVEAMLPHVNCGACGYPGCRSFAEALVRGEASPAQCSVGTDEDHARIAAFLGVAVGEREKRVARLACAGGSNVARRQARYAGIETCQAATQVSGGGKSCFWSCLGYGDCEAACQFDAIQMNEHDLPVVSEDKCTACGDCVEVCPKDLFSLHPISHRLWVPCKNEEAGDHILEYCQVACTACRRCAMDAPDELITMRNNLPMVDYSKPHQTRVPIQRCPTGAIVWLEPDGTALKGRAAPKIIRREPLKEAAT from the coding sequence ATGTCGGCGTTGATCGCCTTGTCGATTCTTGGCGGACTTACCTTGGTGCTCGCCACTCTCCTGGTGTTGGCCAACAAAAAGCTCCACGTCGAAGAAGATCCCCGCATCGATCGCGTAGAAGCCATGCTGCCCCATGTCAACTGCGGCGCGTGCGGTTATCCCGGTTGCCGGTCCTTCGCCGAGGCGCTGGTTCGGGGAGAAGCTTCACCCGCGCAATGCAGCGTTGGTACCGATGAAGACCATGCCCGTATCGCCGCTTTTCTTGGGGTGGCGGTAGGTGAGCGGGAAAAGCGGGTGGCTCGGCTGGCCTGTGCGGGAGGCAGCAATGTGGCTCGCCGCCAGGCCCGCTATGCAGGCATCGAAACCTGCCAGGCGGCCACGCAAGTTTCGGGAGGCGGCAAAAGCTGCTTTTGGAGCTGCCTGGGTTACGGCGATTGCGAGGCCGCCTGCCAATTCGATGCCATCCAAATGAATGAACACGATTTGCCGGTGGTCAGCGAAGACAAATGCACCGCTTGCGGCGATTGCGTGGAAGTCTGTCCCAAGGATCTGTTTTCCCTGCACCCGATCAGCCACCGTCTGTGGGTGCCCTGTAAAAATGAAGAAGCCGGCGATCATATCCTCGAATACTGCCAAGTCGCCTGTACGGCCTGCCGGCGCTGCGCCATGGATGCGCCCGACGAGCTGATCACCATGCGCAATAATCTGCCGATGGTGGATTACAGCAAGCCTCATCAGACCCGGGTTCCCATCCAACGCTGTCCCACCGGGGCCATCGTGTGGCTGGAACCGGATGGCACGGCGCTCAAGGGCCGGGCGGCGCCAAAGATTATCCGCCGCGAACCGCTGAAAGAGGCCGCCACATGA